A part of Brassica rapa cultivar Chiifu-401-42 chromosome A05, CAAS_Brap_v3.01, whole genome shotgun sequence genomic DNA contains:
- the LOC103870847 gene encoding GDSL esterase/lipase At3g05180, whose protein sequence is METFLPYLLTLLLVAIFHTLPPLTSSFPISPDFPAVFNFGDSNSDTGELSSGLGFRLQSSYGQSYFFKPPSSGRFCNGRLIVDFLMEAIDRPYLRPYLDSVSTQSYRRGCNFAAGGSTVQKANAASISPFGFGVQVSQFITFKSKVLQLLQQDEDLQKYLPSEYYFKSGLYMFDIGQNDLAGAFYHKTFDQVVVLIPTIIDIFQDGIKRLYAEGARNFWIHNTGPLGCIAQVVSLFGRDKSKLDEFGCVIDHNQAAKLFNSQLHGLFKKLPQQYPDSRFTYVDIFSIKSDLILNHSKYGFDHSILVCCGTGGPPLNYNDQVNCGSTGKSSDGTIITARACNDSSKYVNWDGIHYTEAANRFVALHILSGRYSETALSWNL, encoded by the exons ATGGAAACCTTTTTACCCTATCTTCTCACGCTGTTATTAGTAGCCATATTTCATACTCTGCCTCCTCTCACCAGTTCTTTTCCTATTTCTCCTGACTTTCCGGCGGTTTTCAACTTTGGAGACTCTAACTCAGACACCGGAGAACTCAGCTCCGGTCTTGGCTTCCGTCTCCAATCTTCCTATGGACAATCCTACTTCTTTAAACCTCCATCGTCCGGAAGATTCTGTAATGGACGTCTCATCGTGGATTTTCTTA TGGAAGCAATTGATCGGCCTTATTTGAGGCCTTATTTGGATTCGGTGAGCACACAAAGTTACCGGAGAGGCTGCAATTTTGCTGCGGGTGGATCAACGGTTCAGAAGGCAAATGCTGCATCCATTAGCCCTTTCGGTTTTGGTGTTCAAGTCTCTCAGTTCATCACATTTAAGTCCAAAGTCCTTCAATTGTTACAACAAG ATGAAGATCTCCAAAAATACTTACCGTcagaatattatttcaaaagTGGATTGTATATGTTTGATATCGGACAAAATGATCTCGCTGGAGCATTTTACCACAAAACATTTGATCAAGTTGTTGTTCTCATTCCTACAATCATAGATATATTTCAAGATGGAATAAAG aGATTATACGCAGAAGGTGCAAGAAACTTTTGGATACACAACACAGGACCACTTGGGTGTATAGCTCAGGTTGTGTCATTATTTGGGAGAGACAAATCAAAACTTGATGAGTTCGGTTGTGTCATTGACCATAACCAAGCTGCTAAGCTGTTCAATTCACAGCTTCATGGTCTTTTCAAAAAACTCCCTCAACAATATCCTGATTCTCGTTTCACATACGTAGATATCTTCTCCATCAAATCCGACCTCATCCTGAATCACTCAAAATacg GTTTTGATCATTCGATATTGGTATGTTGTGGAACCGGAGGACCACCATTGAACTACAATGATCAGGTTAACTGCGGTTCGACAGGGAAATCATCAGATGGTACGATAATAACAGCCAGAGCTTGTAATGATAGTTCCAAATATGTTAACTGGGATGGGATTCATTACACTGAAGCTGCAAATCGGTTTGTTGCACTCCACATTCTCTCCGGTAGATATTCCGAGACGGCCTTGTCATGGAATCTTTAG
- the LOC103870846 gene encoding phosphoglycerate mutase-like protein AT74, whose translation MSPDNKLLPKRIILVRHGESEGNLDTAAYTTTPDPKIQLTESGLLQAQEAGARLHSLISSNPSSPEWRVYFYVSPYDRTRSTLREIGRSFSRRRVIGVREECRIREQDFGNFQVEERMRETKVDRERFGRFFYRFPEGESAADVFDRVSSFLESLWRDIDMNRLHINPSHELNFVIVSHGLTSRVFLMKWFKWTVEQFEALNNPGNTEIRVMELGQGGDYSLAIHHTEEELERWGLSPEMIADQKWRVNAHKGEWKEDCKWYFGDFFHDLADSDKECEAEAAVEEREVHEEVENNMVTNSEDNNEEELCNGQCS comes from the exons ATGAGTCCGGACAACAAGCTGCTTCCGAAGCGGATCATCCTCGTGCGTCACGGCGAATCCGAAGGCAACCTCGACACGGCGGCGTACACGACAACACCGGATCCCAAGATCCAGTTAACGGAATCCGGTCTGCTTCAGGCGCAAGAAGCCGGAGCTCGTCTCCACTCcctgatctcatcaaaccctTCTTCGCCGGAGTGGCGCGTGTACTTCTACGTTTCGCCGTACGATCGGACGCGATCTACGCTCCGGGAGATCGGACGGTCGTTCTCGCGTCGCCGCGTGATCGGCGTTCGCGAAGAATGTCGGATCAGGGAACAGGACTTTGGGAATTTTCAGGTCGAAGAGAGAATGAGAGAGACCAAAGTGGACAGAGAGAGGTTTGGTCGGTTCTTCTACCGGTTCCCGGAGGGTGAATCCGCCGCCGACGTGTTCGATCGTGTCTCCA GTTTTCTTGAGTCTCTATGGAGAGACATAGACATGAACAGACTTCACATCAACCCGTCACACGAGCTAAACTTTGTGATTGTCTCGCACGGTTTAACATCGCGTGTCTTTCTGATGAAATGGTTCAAGTGGACCGTGGAACAGTTTGAGGCGCTGAACAATCCAGGGAATACCGAGATCAGAGTTATGGAGCTAGGACAAGGCGGCGACTACAGCTTGGCGATTCATCACACTGAGGAAGAGTTGGAGAGATGGGGCTTGTCTCCGGAGATGATCGCTGATCAGAAGTGGCGTGTTAACGCGCATAAAGGCGAGTGGAAAGAAGATTGTAAGTGGTATTTTGGTGATTTCTTTCATGATTTGGCTGATTCTGATAAAGAATGCGAGGCCGAGGCAGCCGTTGAAGAACGAGAAGTACATGAGGAGGTGGAAAACAATATGGTAACGAACTCAGAAGACAACAATGAGGAGGAGTTATGCAATGGACAATGCAGCTGA